One part of the Arthrobacter sp. EM1 genome encodes these proteins:
- a CDS encoding mycoredoxin — translation MDFTPESGTITMFSTTWCGYCNRLKKQLDAQGIGYTEINIEEVEGTADLVEKLNGGNRTVPTVLFPDGTAATNPSAAEVKSRLAA, via the coding sequence GTGGACTTTACCCCCGAATCCGGCACCATCACCATGTTTTCGACCACGTGGTGCGGCTACTGCAACCGCTTGAAGAAGCAGCTGGATGCCCAGGGCATCGGCTACACCGAGATCAACATCGAAGAAGTTGAAGGCACCGCCGATCTCGTGGAAAAGCTCAACGGAGGTAACCGGACGGTCCCCACTGTGCTGTTCCCGGACGGCACTGCAGCCACCAACCCCTCCGCGGCTGAGGTCAAAAGCCGCCTTGCGGCTTAA
- a CDS encoding NADP-dependent oxidoreductase has product MKAITYSEYGNPDVLELAELPLPKVGPGMVLVKVKAASVNPVDWKIMAGYLDAAMDVQFPAVPGWDVAGVVESVGIDAPHFRPGDEVISYGRKDYVHGGSFAEYIALPERLLARKPASLGWNASAGLPLAGLTSYQVLTRLGLTADETVLIHGGAGGVGSLGIQIAVALGARVIATASEKNHDFLRSLGAEPVSYGEGLAERVRALRPDGVDVVADFVGGNLEATLAVLADGGRHASIADSEVEQHGGTWMWVNPVGAELQELADLVDEHKIRVEIARTFPLPQAADAFRFNMEGHTRGKIVLTVDDAP; this is encoded by the coding sequence ATGAAGGCAATTACTTATAGCGAATATGGCAATCCGGACGTCCTTGAATTGGCAGAGCTCCCGCTGCCGAAGGTAGGGCCGGGCATGGTCCTGGTAAAGGTCAAGGCGGCGTCGGTGAACCCGGTCGACTGGAAAATAATGGCCGGCTACTTGGACGCGGCGATGGACGTGCAGTTCCCGGCGGTCCCCGGCTGGGATGTGGCCGGCGTTGTCGAGTCGGTGGGGATCGACGCGCCGCATTTCCGGCCCGGCGATGAAGTCATTTCCTATGGCCGCAAGGACTACGTCCACGGCGGTAGCTTTGCTGAGTACATCGCCCTGCCGGAGCGGCTCCTTGCGCGCAAGCCTGCATCCCTGGGGTGGAATGCCTCCGCAGGTCTTCCGCTGGCCGGTTTGACGTCTTATCAGGTACTCACCCGGCTGGGTCTCACGGCGGACGAGACGGTGCTGATCCACGGCGGCGCCGGCGGTGTGGGGTCCCTCGGAATCCAGATCGCCGTGGCGCTCGGCGCCCGTGTAATCGCCACCGCTTCCGAGAAGAACCACGACTTCCTGCGTTCCCTCGGCGCCGAGCCCGTCAGCTATGGCGAAGGACTCGCGGAGCGGGTTCGTGCCCTGCGTCCGGACGGCGTCGACGTTGTCGCAGACTTCGTGGGCGGGAATCTCGAAGCCACCCTCGCTGTCCTGGCCGACGGGGGCCGGCACGCCTCGATTGCCGACAGTGAAGTGGAGCAGCACGGCGGGACCTGGATGTGGGTCAACCCTGTAGGCGCCGAGCTGCAGGAACTTGCCGACCTGGTGGACGAGCACAAAATCCGGGTCGAAATTGCCCGGACTTTCCCGTTGCCGCAGGCGGCAGATGCCTTCCGGTTCAATATGGAAGGGCACACCCGCGGCAAGATAGTCCTCACCGTCGACGACGCGCCCTGA